In a single window of the Chelonia mydas isolate rCheMyd1 chromosome 8, rCheMyd1.pri.v2, whole genome shotgun sequence genome:
- the IER5 gene encoding immediate early response gene 5 protein yields MEFRLEAHRIVSISLGKIYSARGQRGGLKLHKNLLVSLVLRSARRVYLGEPGGECPLPPRPGPPPPPDCERLRRGCRPLGSEAAAAARGRAECPAESPRKRSAAERGQAAGSPGKKPRREAEPPPPQEDMETGNVASLISIFGSGFSGLLGKERGAAEASEPGQVCCEQPVLRSLNPWSTAIVAF; encoded by the coding sequence ATGGAGTTCCGGCTGGAGGCGCATCGCATCGTCAGCATCTCGCTGGGCAAGATCTACAGCGCGCGGGGCCAGCGCGGCGGCCTCAAGCTGCACAAGAACCTGCTGGTGTCGCTGGTGCTGCGCAGCGCCCGCCGGGTCTACCTGGGCGAGCCCGGCGGCGAGtgccccctgccgccccgcccggggccgccgccgcccccggACTGCGAGAGGCTGCGGCGGGGCTGCCGCCCGCTGGGCtcggaggcggcggcggcggcgcggggCCGGGCGGAGTGCCCGGCCGAGTCCCCTCGCAAGCGGAGCGCAGCCGAGCGGGGCCAGGCGGCGGGCTCCCCGGGGAAGAAGCCGCGGCGTGAGGCGGAGCCGCCCCCGCCGCAGGAGGACATGGAGACCGGCAACGTGGCCAGCCTCATCAGCATCTTCGGCTCCGGCTTCTCGGGGCTGCTGGGCAAGGAGCGCGGCGCGGCGGAGGCGAGCGAGCCGGGGCAGGTCTGCTGCGAGCAGCCGGTGCTGCGGAGCCTCAACCCCTGGAGCACGGCCATCGTGGCCTTCTGA